The Myxococcota bacterium genome has a segment encoding these proteins:
- a CDS encoding GldG family protein — protein MTGIAALLGGLGLVFFGFGLIQFVIWIFQPFTNPLWLWLHLGVGAALLVAAVGTSLDALRERMRSGEGRRAGRYGTSALLQAALLVAILCGLAFLAERYSKRFDWTEQRVHTLSDQTQKVLDGLEGELSMVGFFDPFEQPLHRQIVERYAAASPRVKIEFADPNARPDLVESFGLQAADLARGMLHVSYGGGAVDVSDLEEDEITNAIVKLVRGGGKKVYFLTGHNERRAIGDGADEPDGMSRAAAALRNETYTTENLLLGQTGDVPADADVVVVAGPTRPLLDVELDALRRWVAGGGALVAMIDPRANTNFGALLGELGVAVGDDVVFDRSLALFGRATSPFAASYAPDHPITKGFQETSLFHMARSVAPEPGVAGLVPLVKTGEASWAETNLAKWEDEGVAGFEPESDTLGPVSLAVAGVPRIDGAPEHDPRLVAFGDSNFATNELVDSYLNRDLFVNSVAWAMGEVEHIAVRPHKARASRLSLSAEQFSVVQMLSLFVLPEAIAVAGVLAWWTRRKRGTQ, from the coding sequence ATGACCGGCATCGCGGCGCTGCTCGGCGGGCTCGGGCTCGTCTTCTTCGGCTTCGGGCTGATCCAGTTCGTCATCTGGATCTTCCAGCCGTTCACGAACCCGCTGTGGCTGTGGCTCCACCTCGGCGTCGGCGCCGCGCTCCTCGTCGCCGCGGTCGGGACGAGCCTCGACGCGCTGCGCGAGCGCATGCGCTCGGGCGAAGGGCGCCGCGCCGGGCGCTACGGGACGAGTGCGCTGCTCCAGGCCGCACTGCTCGTCGCGATCCTGTGCGGGCTCGCCTTCCTCGCGGAGCGCTACTCGAAGCGCTTCGACTGGACGGAGCAGCGCGTGCACACGCTCTCCGACCAGACGCAGAAGGTGCTCGACGGGCTCGAGGGCGAGCTCTCGATGGTCGGCTTCTTCGATCCCTTCGAGCAGCCGCTGCACCGGCAGATCGTCGAGCGCTACGCGGCGGCGAGCCCGCGCGTGAAGATCGAGTTCGCCGACCCGAACGCGCGCCCCGACCTCGTGGAGTCGTTCGGCCTCCAGGCGGCCGACCTCGCGCGCGGCATGCTCCACGTCTCGTACGGCGGCGGCGCCGTCGACGTGAGCGATCTCGAGGAGGACGAGATCACGAACGCGATCGTCAAGCTCGTGCGCGGGGGCGGCAAGAAGGTCTACTTCCTGACGGGCCACAACGAGCGGCGCGCGATCGGCGACGGCGCGGACGAGCCCGACGGCATGTCGCGCGCGGCCGCCGCGCTGCGCAACGAGACGTACACGACCGAGAACCTGCTGCTCGGCCAGACGGGCGACGTGCCCGCGGACGCCGACGTCGTCGTCGTCGCGGGGCCGACGCGGCCGCTGCTCGACGTCGAGCTCGACGCGCTCCGGCGCTGGGTCGCGGGCGGCGGCGCGCTCGTCGCGATGATCGACCCGCGCGCGAACACGAACTTCGGCGCGCTGCTCGGCGAGCTCGGCGTCGCAGTCGGCGACGACGTCGTCTTCGACCGCTCGCTCGCGCTCTTCGGGCGCGCGACGAGCCCGTTCGCGGCGAGCTACGCGCCCGACCACCCGATCACGAAGGGCTTCCAGGAGACGTCGCTCTTCCACATGGCGCGCTCGGTCGCGCCCGAGCCGGGCGTCGCGGGACTCGTGCCCCTCGTGAAGACGGGCGAGGCCTCGTGGGCCGAGACGAACCTCGCGAAGTGGGAGGACGAGGGCGTCGCGGGCTTCGAGCCCGAGAGCGACACGCTCGGGCCCGTCTCGCTCGCGGTCGCCGGCGTGCCGCGCATCGACGGCGCGCCGGAGCACGACCCGCGCCTCGTCGCCTTCGGCGACTCGAACTTCGCGACCAACGAGCTCGTCGACAGCTACTTGAACCGCGACCTCTTCGTGAACTCCGTGGCGTGGGCGATGGGCGAGGTCGAGCACATCGCGGTGCGCCCGCACAAGGCGCGCGCGTCGCGGCTCTCGCTCTCGGCCGAGCAGTTCTCGGTCGTGCAGATGCTCTCGCTCTTCGTGCTGCCCGAGGCGATCGCCGTCGCCGGCGTGCTCGCCTGGTGGACGCGGCGCAAGCGCGGCACACAGTAG
- a CDS encoding DUF4340 domain-containing protein, protein MNPRTTWILAFVAAALGAFIWLYEIRGEADRSAAQAAAKRIFVGVEPDDVDWVELRTRDGVDARLERDASARWRLVRPLDFPADEPTADGIASALAELDPIADIATPQAPEVYGLGDAAHVVRFGAKGAEHALRVGRDAPVGAARYAARDGDARVFTVASWRANAFDKDLAALRDARVLAFDRERVGALTARWPGGEVALAKRDGAWRVTAPLDAPADSDRVADLLSDLSYLRAEGFVDAPGEAERATLDPPAYAIELELAATDAGDADDAPAARDVLQLAIGGEIDGARLVRTAGTTLFRVGADRLDDFPRRVVDYRDRTLARFAIGDAERLEIAFHDDGEGGDAASGPGTFAFEAHREAGAWTSTPPLREGMASALVASLSQLVAEDVDAEWIGDEERAALGLAPPRVELRVVGAVPEGGGEAPVLADVSLGRAAPSRGVAATAAGRDELFRLAPRAADDLPVSRAAFEERFVAPPEAPSGDAAPAPPEPAPAPADGAPGVAAPR, encoded by the coding sequence GTGAACCCGCGCACGACCTGGATCCTCGCCTTCGTCGCCGCGGCGCTCGGCGCGTTCATCTGGCTCTACGAGATCCGCGGCGAGGCCGACCGCTCGGCGGCGCAGGCCGCCGCGAAGCGGATCTTCGTCGGCGTCGAGCCCGACGACGTCGACTGGGTCGAGCTGCGCACGCGCGACGGCGTCGACGCGCGCCTCGAGCGCGACGCCTCGGCGCGCTGGCGGCTCGTGCGTCCGCTCGACTTCCCGGCCGACGAGCCCACGGCCGACGGCATCGCGAGCGCGCTCGCCGAGCTCGATCCGATCGCCGACATCGCGACGCCCCAGGCGCCCGAGGTCTACGGGCTCGGCGACGCCGCGCACGTCGTGCGCTTCGGCGCGAAGGGCGCGGAGCACGCGCTGCGGGTCGGGCGCGATGCGCCGGTCGGCGCGGCGCGCTATGCCGCGCGCGACGGCGACGCCCGGGTGTTCACCGTCGCGTCGTGGCGGGCGAACGCCTTCGACAAGGATCTCGCGGCGCTGCGCGACGCGCGCGTGCTCGCCTTCGATCGCGAGCGCGTGGGCGCCCTCACCGCGCGCTGGCCGGGCGGCGAGGTCGCGCTCGCGAAGCGCGACGGCGCGTGGCGCGTGACCGCACCGCTCGATGCGCCCGCCGACTCCGACCGCGTCGCCGACCTGCTCTCGGATCTCTCCTACCTGCGCGCCGAGGGCTTCGTCGACGCGCCGGGCGAGGCCGAGCGCGCGACGCTCGACCCGCCCGCGTATGCGATCGAGCTCGAGCTCGCGGCGACGGACGCGGGCGACGCGGACGACGCGCCCGCCGCCCGCGACGTGCTGCAGCTCGCGATCGGGGGCGAGATCGACGGCGCACGCCTCGTGCGCACCGCCGGCACGACGCTCTTCCGCGTCGGCGCCGACCGCCTGGACGACTTTCCGCGCCGCGTCGTCGACTACCGCGACCGCACGCTCGCGCGCTTCGCGATCGGAGACGCCGAGCGGCTCGAGATCGCCTTCCACGACGACGGCGAGGGCGGCGACGCCGCGTCGGGGCCGGGCACGTTCGCGTTCGAGGCGCACCGCGAGGCGGGGGCGTGGACCTCGACGCCGCCGCTCCGCGAAGGCATGGCGAGCGCGCTCGTCGCGTCGCTCTCGCAGCTCGTCGCGGAGGACGTGGACGCCGAGTGGATCGGCGACGAGGAGCGGGCCGCCCTCGGCCTCGCGCCTCCGCGCGTCGAGCTGCGCGTGGTCGGCGCGGTGCCCGAGGGCGGGGGCGAGGCACCCGTGCTCGCCGACGTCTCGCTCGGGCGCGCCGCGCCTTCGCGCGGCGTCGCCGCGACGGCGGCCGGGCGCGACGAGCTCTTCCGGCTCGCGCCGCGCGCCGCCGACGACCTTCCCGTGTCGCGCGCCGCGTTCGAGGAGCGCTTCGTCGCGCCGCCCGAAGCGCCGTCCGGCGATGCGGCGCCGGCGCCCCCGGAGCCGGCGCCGGCGCCGGCGGATGGCGCGCCCGGCGTCGCGGCTCCTCGTTAG
- a CDS encoding ABC transporter permease, whose translation MKHVGAIASRELRSFFVSPVAYVVLAMWALLAAVFFLASVVTFDTEIVRAQQYGVAEQLEMLNLNDHVIAPFLYSMWFIVVFALPAVTMGLFASEKANGTEELLLTSPLTVWEIVLGKFLAATGFVVVLTLVAGFFPAVLFVYGDPEVGKTSAGLLGLFLVSVAYVAVGAFTSSLTRNQLIAFVLTLALLLVVGLMLPPLVGFALASDAVGSESGLVAVMRWVGTMEHFDRLVSGLVETRDIAYFGVVVGIFLVLTKTAVESVRWR comes from the coding sequence GTGAAGCACGTCGGCGCGATCGCGAGCCGCGAGCTGCGCTCGTTCTTCGTCTCGCCCGTCGCCTACGTCGTGCTCGCGATGTGGGCGCTGCTCGCGGCGGTCTTCTTCCTCGCGAGCGTGGTCACGTTCGACACCGAGATCGTGCGCGCCCAGCAGTACGGCGTCGCCGAGCAGCTCGAGATGCTGAACCTGAACGACCACGTGATCGCGCCGTTCCTGTACTCGATGTGGTTCATCGTCGTGTTCGCGCTGCCCGCGGTGACGATGGGGCTGTTCGCGTCGGAGAAGGCGAACGGCACGGAGGAGCTCCTGCTCACGAGCCCGCTCACCGTGTGGGAGATCGTGCTCGGCAAGTTCCTCGCCGCGACGGGGTTCGTCGTGGTGCTGACGCTCGTCGCGGGCTTCTTCCCGGCCGTGCTGTTCGTGTACGGCGACCCGGAGGTCGGGAAGACGAGCGCCGGGCTGCTCGGCCTGTTCCTCGTGAGCGTCGCCTACGTGGCCGTCGGCGCGTTCACCTCGTCGCTCACGCGCAACCAGCTGATCGCGTTCGTGCTGACGCTCGCGCTGCTGCTCGTCGTCGGGCTCATGCTCCCGCCGCTCGTCGGCTTCGCGCTCGCGAGCGACGCGGTCGGCTCCGAGTCGGGGCTCGTCGCGGTGATGCGATGGGTCGGGACGATGGAGCACTTCGATCGCCTCGTGAGCGGCCTCGTCGAGACGCGCGACATCGCCTACTTCGGCGTCGTCGTCGGCATCTTCCTCGTGCTCACGAAGACGGCCGTCGAGTCGGTGAGGTGGCGCTGA